A window from Streptomyces subrutilus encodes these proteins:
- a CDS encoding sensor histidine kinase — protein sequence MCCGLAALLGVLVHRAMNHQTETAARDKALARLERTIGAYEAGARLPRGEGIDPVGLPRELRESAVRGKRATAVGEHRGRSAMWAAGPAADATAIAVAVDFTAAERTIAELDRAILGSSALAIGLTLLIGAFSVTRVTRRLHLTAQVARRISAGDLDARVGDHARNKDEVAAVSRALDTMACTLQRKLEAEQRFTADVAHELRTPLTGLIAAAELLPPGRPAELVRDRVQAMRALTEDLLEISRLDARSERAELDSHDLAELVARTVRASGTSAELVVLATTRLETDRRRLDRIIGNLVVNAHKHGAEPVTVTVDGRDRTVTVTDAGPGYPEYLLTDGPQRFRTEGMNKGHGLGLTIAAGQARTLGATLTFHRRRGGGAEARIRLPGPRGPAGPPPPGTPAPPAH from the coding sequence ATGTGTTGCGGCCTGGCCGCCCTGCTGGGCGTCCTCGTGCACCGGGCCATGAACCACCAGACCGAGACCGCCGCCCGCGACAAGGCCCTGGCCCGGCTGGAGCGGACGATCGGCGCGTACGAGGCGGGCGCCCGCCTGCCCCGCGGCGAGGGCATCGACCCGGTGGGCCTGCCCCGGGAACTGCGCGAGAGCGCCGTCCGCGGCAAGCGCGCCACCGCCGTCGGCGAGCACCGCGGCCGGTCCGCGATGTGGGCCGCGGGGCCCGCCGCCGACGCGACCGCGATAGCCGTCGCCGTGGACTTCACCGCGGCCGAGCGGACCATCGCCGAGCTGGACCGGGCCATCCTCGGCTCCTCCGCCCTCGCCATCGGCCTCACCCTCCTCATCGGCGCCTTCTCCGTCACCCGCGTCACCCGGCGGCTGCACCTGACCGCGCAGGTGGCGCGCCGGATCAGCGCGGGCGACCTCGACGCCCGCGTCGGCGACCACGCCCGCAACAAGGACGAGGTCGCGGCCGTCTCCCGGGCCCTGGACACGATGGCCTGCACCCTCCAGCGCAAACTGGAGGCCGAGCAGCGCTTCACCGCCGACGTCGCCCACGAACTGCGCACCCCGCTGACCGGCCTGATCGCGGCCGCCGAACTGCTGCCGCCGGGCCGCCCCGCCGAGCTCGTCCGCGACCGGGTGCAGGCCATGCGGGCGCTCACCGAGGACCTCCTGGAGATATCCCGGCTCGACGCGCGCAGCGAGCGGGCCGAGCTGGACTCCCACGACCTGGCCGAGCTGGTGGCCCGCACCGTCCGTGCCTCGGGCACCTCCGCCGAACTGGTGGTGCTCGCGACGACGCGGCTGGAGACCGACCGGCGCAGGCTGGACCGGATCATCGGCAACCTCGTCGTCAACGCCCACAAGCACGGCGCCGAGCCGGTGACGGTCACGGTCGACGGCCGCGACCGGACGGTGACCGTCACCGACGCGGGGCCCGGCTATCCCGAGTACCTGCTCACCGACGGCCCGCAGCGGTTCCGTACGGAGGGCATGAACAAGGGCCACGGCCTGGGCCTGACCATCGCCGCGGGCCAGGCCCGCACCCTCGGCGCCACCCTGACCTTCCACCGGCGGCGGGGCGGCGGCGCCGAAGCCCGTATCAGACTCCCGGGCCCCCGCGGCCCGGCCGGACCACCACCTCCGGGCACACCGGCTCCCCCGGCCCACTGA
- a CDS encoding DUF427 domain-containing protein has translation MTRGHDITIEQAGLHVRVVRNGRLLAESDRALALRETGCPVRYYLPPQDVRTELLTPSDTRTHCPFKGDARYWSVPDGADIAWAYPDPKPEVAAIADHLCFYDTETT, from the coding sequence ATGACACGTGGACACGACATCACCATCGAACAGGCCGGCCTGCACGTGCGCGTCGTGCGCAACGGTCGGCTGCTCGCCGAGAGCGACCGCGCCCTGGCCCTGCGGGAGACGGGCTGCCCGGTGCGCTACTACCTGCCCCCGCAGGACGTCCGCACGGAGCTCCTCACCCCGTCCGACACCCGCACCCACTGCCCGTTCAAGGGCGACGCCCGCTACTGGTCCGTGCCGGACGGCGCGGACATCGCCTGGGCCTACCCGGACCCGAAGCCCGAGGTCGCCGCCATCGCGGACCACCTCTGCTTCTACGACACCGAGACCACCTGA
- a CDS encoding M6 family metalloprotease domain-containing protein — MPQTRHRIRRPHRTCAYIGLTALALGVTATASAGISGRTHSAAGPRATTVESALAPCRITGTMGVQLSEGLPTPPGYARSTGEVRALNLMIDFPDAKGEGTAADRLAEFFPRTSDWFRTSSYGRLSYQAEAPIRNWLRMPMPFAAYGIERGSPYEPGYRQLVEHIAKAADSEVDFSRYDLINVLVTPNAGPSALDTVLSVTFSGNGEAPMADGVPLANTSFVYSRQDDGSGTYRETGYRVLPHENGHVFGLPDLYTSDGGGTVGHWDIMSEDWGANNDLLGWHKWKLGWLDSTQISCASKSGVSDHVLSPLAVSGGTKLAFVPLSESTGYAVEVRTQAGNDEAVCRPGVLIYKVDSDVDTGRGPVTVSDSASGSGGCTRRPNVHAELSDAPFRPGETFTDEKAGISISVVGELRNGSYQVRVTRP; from the coding sequence ATGCCGCAGACCCGCCACCGGATACGCAGACCCCACCGCACCTGCGCGTACATCGGCCTGACCGCGCTGGCCCTCGGCGTCACCGCGACCGCGAGCGCGGGCATATCCGGCCGGACCCACTCGGCGGCCGGCCCGAGGGCCACGACCGTCGAATCGGCCCTCGCGCCGTGCCGGATCACCGGCACGATGGGCGTGCAGCTGTCCGAGGGCCTGCCGACGCCGCCCGGGTACGCGCGCTCCACCGGCGAGGTCCGGGCACTGAACCTGATGATCGACTTCCCCGACGCCAAGGGCGAGGGCACGGCCGCGGACCGGCTGGCGGAGTTCTTCCCCCGGACCTCGGACTGGTTCCGCACCAGCTCCTACGGCCGGCTCAGCTACCAGGCCGAGGCCCCGATACGCAACTGGCTGCGGATGCCGATGCCGTTCGCGGCGTACGGGATCGAACGCGGGTCCCCGTACGAGCCGGGCTACCGCCAGCTGGTCGAGCACATCGCGAAGGCCGCGGACTCCGAGGTCGACTTCAGCCGGTACGACCTGATCAACGTCCTCGTCACGCCGAACGCCGGGCCGTCCGCCCTGGACACCGTCCTGTCGGTCACCTTCTCCGGCAACGGCGAGGCCCCGATGGCCGACGGGGTGCCGCTCGCGAACACGTCCTTCGTCTACAGCCGGCAGGACGACGGCTCCGGCACCTACCGGGAGACCGGCTACCGCGTCCTGCCCCACGAGAACGGGCACGTCTTCGGCCTGCCGGACCTGTACACCTCCGACGGCGGCGGCACGGTCGGGCACTGGGACATCATGAGCGAGGACTGGGGCGCCAACAACGACCTGCTGGGCTGGCACAAGTGGAAGCTGGGCTGGCTGGACAGCACGCAGATCAGCTGCGCGTCGAAGTCGGGCGTCAGCGACCACGTCCTGTCCCCGCTGGCGGTGTCGGGCGGCACGAAGCTGGCCTTCGTCCCGCTGTCCGAGAGCACCGGGTACGCGGTGGAGGTGCGGACCCAGGCGGGCAACGACGAGGCGGTGTGCAGGCCGGGCGTCCTCATCTACAAGGTGGACTCCGACGTGGACACCGGGCGCGGCCCCGTCACGGTGTCGGACAGCGCGAGCGGGAGCGGCGGCTGCACCCGGCGCCCGAACGTGCACGCGGAACTGTCGGACGCGCCGTTCCGGCCGGGCGAGACCTTCACCGACGAGAAGGCGGGCATCAGCATCTCGGTGGTCGGAGAACTGCGCAACGGCAGCTACCAGGTCCGCGTCACCCGGCCGTGA